In Anaerostipes hadrus ATCC 29173 = JCM 17467, a single genomic region encodes these proteins:
- the whiA gene encoding DNA-binding protein WhiA, with amino-acid sequence MSFSSNIKEELSRNETGARHCKIAEIAGFLRFGGNISLEPEHYEIQIQTETVSAAKRFYKLIKDVFDIHAKIDVGRNEFLKRSRNYTISVDKHKDCVLILKAVKLLDSKEFGLVLQNTCCKRAYIRGAFQAAGSMSDPEKNYHFEVVSTNVQTAEQLKEVLNFFDLDAKIVLRKKYYVVYMKEGSKIVDVLNIMEAHVALMELENVRILKDMRNKVNRRVNCETANINKTVSAAVKQVEDIEYIDKHKGLRFLDQGLQDIARLRLEHPEATLKELGDMLEPPVGKSGVNHRLKKIGRIAEEIRLGGQE; translated from the coding sequence ATGTCATTTTCAAGTAATATTAAAGAGGAATTATCAAGAAATGAAACCGGTGCCAGACACTGTAAGATTGCGGAGATCGCAGGATTCTTACGTTTTGGAGGGAATATCAGTCTAGAGCCAGAACATTATGAGATTCAGATCCAGACGGAGACGGTATCTGCTGCGAAACGTTTTTATAAACTTATCAAAGATGTGTTTGATATTCATGCGAAGATTGATGTTGGACGAAACGAATTTTTAAAAAGAAGTCGAAATTATACGATAAGTGTTGACAAGCATAAGGATTGTGTTTTAATATTGAAAGCAGTGAAACTTTTAGATTCCAAAGAATTTGGACTTGTTTTACAGAACACATGTTGTAAGCGGGCATATATTCGAGGGGCTTTTCAGGCAGCTGGTTCCATGAGTGATCCAGAGAAGAATTATCATTTTGAAGTTGTATCTACTAATGTACAGACAGCAGAACAATTAAAAGAGGTCTTGAATTTTTTTGATTTAGATGCTAAAATTGTTTTGCGTAAAAAGTACTACGTGGTATACATGAAAGAAGGATCAAAGATTGTAGATGTGTTGAATATTATGGAAGCACACGTCGCATTGATGGAGCTGGAGAATGTAAGAATCCTGAAAGATATGCGTAATAAAGTAAACCGTCGTGTCAATTGCGAGACAGCGAATATTAATAAGACGGTTTCAGCCGCAGTCAAGCAGGTGGAAGACATTGAATATATTGATAAGCACAAAGGCCTCCGTTTTTTAGATCAAGGGTTGCAGGATATTGCAAGATTACGTCTGGAACACCCGGAAGCTACACTGAAAGAACTTGGAGATATGCTAGAACCGCCAGTAGGCAAGTCTGGTGTGAACCACCGGTTAAAGAAGATCGGCCGAATTGCGGAAGAGATAAGATTGGGAGGACAGGAATGA
- a CDS encoding HPr family phosphocarrier protein yields MISKNVKVEVALREEDRPIAFLVQMASQFESKILFETGNKQVNVKSMMGMMSLGLDLDRLEDLTVVADGVDEEEAISKIEYYLTKGA; encoded by the coding sequence ATGATTTCAAAGAACGTCAAAGTGGAAGTAGCCTTAAGAGAAGAAGACAGACCAATAGCTTTTCTTGTACAGATGGCGAGCCAGTTTGAGAGCAAGATTTTATTCGAGACAGGGAATAAGCAAGTCAATGTAAAGAGTATGATGGGAATGATGAGTCTTGGATTAGACTTAGATCGTTTAGAGGATTTAACAGTCGTAGCTGACGGAGTCGATGAAGAAGAAGCAATCAGCAAGATTGAATATTATCTTACAAAAGGAGCATAG
- a CDS encoding M15 family metallopeptidase → MKKQIFRNLCRFLVFILMFSCFFVFGKKVSANENQNAAPIITYYGLNGNDITIQWKAPDGVSYSKVDIYSATSPNGSYRYENTVSGNSYTNTYVAKGVPYYYKLEASYEDNEGYKTVTTYAGKCIINPLPAPSSLEASTGNSHSITVKWKASDDCDGYQIYRSVSPDGNYELVQTVSNESRSSWWYDDDDESFQTYTQKNLELGKIYYYKIRPYTTYIDETFYGDFSNYISCQVTINGTKVKSASSKKKKINTITWAKNDEADGYIVYYSKKEDGNYTKLKTFTSRNNLSYTHTKLTNGTAYYYKIQAYKNFNGGKLYGPMTPYLKYCDYYSYADESYESRCRRAFGKSYYADYKSAKQAKKHMKTITVKVWDKKGKKKYTRKFRITVNKGLAPSIKEMFKEIYKSKERFPIHEIGCYSWRGKNSSSEHCEGLAFDINSNENYMIQGKKVLAGSFWKPKKNRYSIPLNCKLVKILEKYGFHRGLWGSRRDYMHFSYFGG, encoded by the coding sequence TTGAAAAAACAAATTTTTAGGAATCTATGCAGATTTTTGGTATTTATTTTAATGTTTAGCTGTTTTTTTGTCTTTGGTAAGAAGGTTTCTGCCAATGAAAATCAAAATGCTGCACCAATTATTACTTATTATGGATTAAATGGTAATGATATAACCATACAATGGAAGGCACCTGATGGAGTTTCTTATTCTAAAGTAGATATTTATTCAGCAACTTCCCCAAACGGTTCTTATCGCTATGAAAATACCGTATCTGGCAATTCCTATACAAACACCTATGTTGCAAAAGGTGTTCCTTATTATTACAAATTAGAAGCTTCTTATGAAGATAATGAGGGATATAAAACTGTAACCACTTATGCAGGCAAATGTATTATTAATCCATTGCCAGCTCCTTCTTCTTTGGAAGCCAGCACTGGAAATTCACATAGTATTACTGTTAAATGGAAAGCATCCGATGATTGTGATGGTTATCAAATTTATCGAAGTGTTTCTCCTGATGGAAATTATGAGTTAGTCCAAACTGTATCTAATGAAAGTAGAAGTTCTTGGTGGTACGATGATGATGACGAATCTTTCCAAACATATACGCAGAAAAATCTTGAGCTAGGGAAAATATATTATTACAAGATCCGTCCATACACTACATATATTGATGAAACATTTTATGGGGATTTTTCTAATTATATTTCTTGTCAGGTTACGATCAATGGTACGAAAGTAAAAAGTGCTTCTTCCAAGAAAAAAAAGATCAATACGATCACATGGGCAAAAAATGATGAGGCTGATGGGTATATCGTATATTATTCCAAAAAGGAAGATGGAAATTACACAAAATTAAAGACTTTCACAAGTCGAAACAACTTATCTTATACTCATACGAAATTAACAAACGGAACTGCTTATTACTACAAAATTCAGGCATATAAGAACTTTAATGGCGGTAAACTGTATGGTCCAATGACGCCTTATCTAAAATACTGTGATTACTATTCTTATGCAGACGAATCTTATGAAAGTCGCTGCCGCCGTGCTTTTGGGAAGTCTTATTATGCTGACTATAAGAGTGCTAAGCAGGCAAAGAAACATATGAAAACGATTACAGTAAAAGTATGGGATAAGAAAGGTAAGAAAAAATATACAAGAAAATTCCGTATCACTGTAAACAAAGGGCTTGCACCTTCTATCAAAGAAATGTTTAAGGAAATCTACAAGAGCAAAGAACGTTTCCCTATCCATGAGATCGGGTGCTACAGCTGGCGTGGTAAGAATTCCAGTTCTGAACATTGTGAGGGATTAGCTTTTGATATTAACTCCAATGAAAACTATATGATCCAGGGTAAAAAGGTATTGGCTGGTTCCTTCTGGAAACCTAAGAAGAATCGTTATTCAATTCCTTTGAACTGTAAATTGGTTAAAATCCTCGAGAAATATGGTTTTCATCGTGGATTGTGGGGATCCCGCAGAGATTATATGCATTTTTCTTATTTTGGTGGTTAA
- a CDS encoding glucose-6-phosphate isomerase yields the protein MVTWNNLDTLTSYAKLKDLKDHVDIKEAMTGENGAKRVAEYSAPMASGLSFNYAAKQVDDEVLDVLAELADEHQLVDKFEELYNGAIINTGEQRLVLHHLARRQLGKNVIVDGVNKRDFYVEQQRKAADFANKVHAGEITNEAGETFTTVVQIGIGGSDLGPRALYIALENWAKTNGCAKMEAKFISNVDPDDAAAVLNSIDVSRSLFIVVSKSGTTLETLTNEAFVKDALVKAGLNPSKHMLTATSETSPLAKSDDYLAAFFMDDFIGGRYSSVSSVGGVILSLAFGPDVFARILDGMAEEDKLATNKDIKANPDLLDALIGVYERNVQGYPETAVLPYSQALSRFPAHLQQCDMESNGKSVNRFGEPVDYVTGPIIFGEPGTNGQHSFYQLLHQGTDIVPLQFVGFKDSQLATDVVIEGSTSQKKLCANVAAQIVAFACGKDDENNNKKFEGGRPSSIIIGDQLTPESLGSLLAHFENKIMFQGFIWNVNSFDQEGVQLGKVLAKRVLAHETEGALKAYSDLFEI from the coding sequence ATGGTAACATGGAACAATCTTGATACTTTAACATCTTATGCTAAACTCAAAGATCTTAAAGATCATGTAGACATCAAAGAAGCTATGACAGGTGAAAACGGTGCGAAACGTGTCGCTGAATATTCTGCACCTATGGCTTCTGGTTTAAGCTTTAACTACGCTGCAAAACAGGTAGATGATGAAGTTCTTGATGTATTAGCTGAATTAGCTGATGAACATCAGTTAGTTGACAAATTCGAAGAATTATACAACGGAGCGATCATCAACACAGGAGAACAGAGACTTGTTCTTCATCATTTAGCCCGCAGACAGCTTGGAAAAAACGTTATCGTTGATGGTGTCAACAAACGTGATTTCTACGTTGAACAGCAGAGAAAAGCAGCTGACTTTGCAAACAAAGTACATGCTGGTGAGATCACAAATGAAGCTGGTGAAACATTCACTACAGTTGTTCAGATCGGTATCGGTGGTAGTGATCTAGGACCTCGTGCTTTATATATCGCTCTTGAAAACTGGGCTAAGACAAACGGATGCGCTAAAATGGAAGCAAAATTCATCAGTAACGTAGACCCTGATGATGCAGCTGCTGTTTTAAATTCTATCGATGTTTCCCGTTCTTTATTTATCGTTGTATCTAAATCTGGAACAACATTAGAGACATTAACAAATGAAGCTTTCGTTAAAGATGCTTTAGTAAAAGCTGGATTAAATCCTTCTAAACATATGTTAACTGCAACAAGTGAGACTTCTCCTTTAGCTAAGAGTGATGATTATCTTGCTGCATTCTTCATGGATGACTTTATCGGTGGACGTTATTCTTCTGTATCTTCTGTAGGTGGAGTGATCCTTTCACTTGCATTTGGACCAGACGTCTTTGCAAGAATCCTTGATGGTATGGCTGAAGAAGACAAGCTTGCTACTAACAAAGACATCAAAGCAAACCCTGACTTATTAGATGCCCTGATCGGTGTTTATGAAAGAAATGTACAGGGATATCCTGAAACAGCTGTTTTACCATATTCTCAGGCATTAAGCCGTTTTCCAGCACATTTACAGCAGTGTGACATGGAATCTAATGGTAAATCTGTAAACCGTTTTGGTGAACCTGTAGATTATGTAACAGGACCTATCATCTTTGGAGAACCTGGTACAAATGGACAGCATTCTTTCTATCAGTTATTACATCAGGGAACTGACATCGTTCCTTTACAGTTCGTTGGATTCAAAGACAGCCAGCTTGCTACAGATGTTGTGATCGAAGGAAGCACAAGCCAGAAGAAGTTATGTGCTAACGTTGCAGCTCAGATCGTTGCTTTCGCATGTGGTAAAGATGATGAAAACAACAACAAGAAATTCGAAGGTGGACGTCCATCAAGTATCATCATCGGAGATCAGTTAACACCTGAATCACTTGGATCTCTGTTAGCTCATTTCGAGAACAAGATCATGTTCCAGGGATTCATCTGGAATGTAAACAGCTTTGACCAGGAAGGTGTTCAGCTTGGTAAAGTACTTGCAAAACGTGTACTTGCACATGAAACTGAAGGAGCACTGAAAGCTTATAGTGATTTATTTGAGATTTAG
- a CDS encoding sodium-dependent transporter, whose amino-acid sequence MENREKFSSRIGFLLISAGCAIGLGNVWRFPFITGQYGGAAFVLIYLFFLIILGLPILVMEYAVGRASQKSIARSFQVLEPKGTKWHWYSYVGMAGNYLLMMFYTTVAGWMISYFFKMLKGDFVGKNPAQVENTFGTMLSDPKAQIFWMLVVIALGFLVCSLGLQNGVEKITTVMMSCLFIVILVLIARSVTLDGASAGLKFYLIPDFAAVKKQGVMTVVSAAMGQAFFTLSLGIGAIAIFGSYIDKSRRLTGEAISVAILDTLVALMAGLVIFPACFAFGVNPGSGPNLVFITLPNVFNEMPGSRIWGAMFFLFMSFAALSTIIAVFQNILSFAQDLWGWSLKKAIVFNAVLIIVLSLPCALGFNVWSFIQPLGAGTTIQDLEDFIVSNNILPIGSLIYLLFCVTKYGWGWDNFMKEANEGKGIKFPKWPRIYITYILPLIVLFILVQGYIEKF is encoded by the coding sequence TTGGAAAATAGAGAAAAATTTTCATCTAGAATTGGATTTCTTTTGATCTCGGCTGGTTGTGCGATCGGCTTGGGAAATGTGTGGAGATTTCCATTTATCACAGGACAATACGGTGGAGCTGCATTTGTACTGATCTATCTGTTCTTCCTGATCATTTTAGGGCTGCCAATCCTTGTTATGGAATATGCAGTCGGAAGAGCCAGCCAGAAGAGTATTGCAAGATCCTTTCAGGTGTTAGAACCAAAAGGAACGAAATGGCATTGGTACAGTTATGTTGGCATGGCTGGAAATTATCTGTTGATGATGTTTTACACGACAGTAGCAGGATGGATGATCAGCTATTTTTTTAAGATGTTAAAAGGAGACTTTGTTGGGAAAAATCCAGCACAGGTAGAAAATACTTTTGGAACAATGCTGTCAGATCCAAAGGCACAGATCTTCTGGATGTTAGTAGTTATTGCATTGGGATTTTTAGTATGTTCTCTTGGTCTTCAAAATGGAGTAGAGAAGATCACAACAGTTATGATGTCATGTTTGTTTATCGTAATTCTGGTATTGATCGCAAGGAGTGTAACTTTAGATGGAGCCTCTGCAGGATTAAAATTTTATCTGATCCCAGATTTTGCAGCAGTGAAGAAACAAGGTGTGATGACGGTCGTATCCGCAGCAATGGGACAGGCATTCTTTACACTAAGTCTTGGAATAGGGGCGATCGCAATCTTTGGAAGTTACATTGACAAGAGTCGAAGACTGACAGGAGAAGCAATCAGTGTGGCAATTCTTGATACGTTAGTAGCATTAATGGCAGGACTGGTGATCTTTCCAGCATGTTTTGCATTCGGAGTAAACCCAGGAAGCGGACCAAACTTAGTATTTATCACACTGCCAAATGTATTTAACGAAATGCCAGGAAGCAGGATCTGGGGAGCGATGTTCTTCTTATTTATGAGCTTTGCGGCACTATCAACGATCATTGCAGTATTTCAGAACATCCTGTCATTTGCACAAGACCTATGGGGATGGAGCCTTAAGAAAGCGATCGTATTTAATGCAGTACTCATTATTGTGTTATCCTTACCATGTGCTCTAGGATTTAACGTATGGAGTTTTATTCAGCCACTAGGAGCAGGAACAACGATCCAGGATTTAGAGGACTTCATCGTAAGCAACAATATTCTTCCAATAGGATCTCTGATCTATCTGTTATTCTGCGTTACAAAATACGGATGGGGATGGGACAACTTTATGAAAGAAGCCAACGAAGGAAAAGGAATCAAATTCCCAAAATGGCCACGTATTTACATTACTTATATATTACCATTGATCGTTTTGTTTATCCTTGTGCAGGGGTACATAGAGAAGTTTTAA
- a CDS encoding carbon starvation protein A, translating into MNSLTIVAIAIVVLVAGYALYGRWLAKTWGIDPKAKTPAYTHEDGEDYIPTPKAVVFSHQFSSIAGAGPVTGPIIAAMFGWLPVLLWLLIGGIFFGAVQDFTALYASVKNEGKSMGVLIEKYIGKTGRKLFLLFSWLFTLLVIAAFTDMVAGTFNGFTVTGAKSSPNAAAASISMLFILGAVVFGLFTKYVKPNQKVEFVAGLVLLLVMLAVGIAFPLYFTKNTWIAVVMVYLFLASVMPMWLMMQPRDYLSTFLLVGMIIGAVLGVFVAHPAMNLPAFSGFNVGGKSLFPTLFITIACGAVSGFHSLVSSGTSSKTVSNEKDMLCVGYGSMMVESLLGVIALVVVGAAAVGGKMPEGTPFQIFSGNVAGFLTLLGIPKHVATCFMTMCVSALALTSLDSVARIGRMSFQELFMGEAADGSDLTGVRKLFTNKYFSTVITLFFGFLLCLGGYNNIWPLFGAANQLLASLVLIALSVFLLTTGRKGWMLYAPMCIMLVVTFTALVQAVIGIFTKIFVTGGFVFMIDGLQLIVALLLMALGLMVAVSCFKKLFQKSHEGADNRSTHATV; encoded by the coding sequence ATGAATAGCTTAACAATCGTAGCAATCGCAATCGTCGTATTAGTTGCTGGTTATGCCCTTTACGGACGCTGGTTAGCTAAGACATGGGGAATCGATCCTAAAGCGAAAACCCCAGCTTACACACACGAAGATGGTGAAGATTACATCCCGACACCAAAAGCCGTTGTATTTTCCCATCAATTTTCATCCATCGCAGGTGCAGGTCCTGTTACCGGACCGATCATCGCCGCAATGTTTGGATGGCTGCCAGTTCTTCTCTGGCTGTTGATCGGTGGTATCTTCTTCGGAGCCGTTCAGGATTTTACAGCTCTTTACGCTTCTGTAAAGAACGAAGGAAAATCCATGGGTGTCCTGATCGAGAAATACATTGGTAAAACAGGAAGAAAATTATTTCTTCTGTTCTCCTGGTTATTTACTTTACTTGTAATCGCAGCTTTCACAGATATGGTTGCAGGAACATTTAACGGATTCACAGTAACTGGTGCTAAAAGTTCACCAAACGCTGCCGCTGCTTCTATCTCCATGTTATTTATCTTAGGAGCTGTTGTTTTCGGATTATTCACAAAATATGTAAAACCAAACCAGAAAGTAGAATTTGTTGCAGGACTTGTATTACTGCTCGTTATGTTAGCCGTTGGTATTGCCTTCCCATTATATTTTACAAAAAATACATGGATCGCAGTCGTTATGGTTTACTTATTCCTTGCATCTGTTATGCCAATGTGGCTAATGATGCAGCCTCGTGACTATTTAAGTACCTTCTTATTAGTCGGAATGATCATCGGTGCTGTTCTTGGTGTATTTGTTGCCCATCCAGCAATGAATTTACCAGCATTCAGCGGATTTAATGTTGGTGGAAAAAGCTTATTCCCTACATTATTTATCACGATCGCCTGTGGTGCTGTTTCAGGATTCCACAGTTTGGTATCTTCCGGAACATCATCTAAGACAGTCAGCAATGAAAAAGACATGCTTTGTGTTGGATATGGATCTATGATGGTAGAATCTTTATTAGGTGTTATCGCCTTAGTTGTTGTCGGTGCAGCAGCTGTCGGTGGTAAAATGCCTGAAGGAACACCATTCCAGATCTTCTCAGGAAATGTAGCTGGATTCTTAACATTACTTGGAATCCCTAAACATGTAGCTACTTGCTTTATGACAATGTGTGTTTCTGCACTTGCATTAACATCCCTTGACTCTGTAGCAAGAATCGGACGTATGTCATTCCAGGAATTATTCATGGGAGAAGCTGCTGATGGCTCTGATCTTACAGGGGTAAGAAAATTATTTACAAACAAATATTTCTCAACTGTTATCACATTATTCTTCGGATTCTTATTATGCTTAGGTGGATACAACAACATCTGGCCATTATTCGGAGCCGCAAACCAGTTATTAGCATCTTTGGTATTGATCGCATTATCTGTCTTCTTATTAACAACAGGAAGAAAAGGATGGATGTTATACGCACCTATGTGCATCATGTTAGTTGTAACATTTACAGCCCTTGTACAGGCCGTGATCGGAATCTTTACAAAGATCTTTGTAACAGGTGGATTCGTATTTATGATCGATGGATTACAGTTGATCGTCGCTTTACTTCTGATGGCACTTGGACTTATGGTTGCAGTTTCCTGCTTTAAGAAACTGTTCCAGAAAAGCCATGAAGGAGCAGATAATAGATCTACACATGCAACTGTGTAA
- a CDS encoding UDP-N-acetylmuramoyl-tripeptide--D-alanyl-D-alanine ligase, whose amino-acid sequence MENITIQDILEATDGTLLCGDPSMKIDHLSTNSMEIGPNTLFVPIIGERVDAHIFIPNALKEGGACLTQEHTEASGNAPYIKVPDTLTAMQQIAAYYRNKMSLPIIGVTGSVGKTTTREMIAHVLKGKYKVFETIGNQNSQVGVPLTLDHLTSEDEIGVLEMGMSEKGQITTLGNIIHPNVGVVTNVGVSHIEMMGSRDNICIEKLDIQNGLPEDGVLFLNGDNDMIRKHIDYVKKPYEFYGFADDCTYRAEKIREKGGQTLFEFHYGDMKEPITLNVLGKHNVSNALAAIAIGLRYDVPMSAIKAQLSTFSGQRQNIIHVNDYILIDDAYNASPDSMKASLSILSEFKTRGRKIAVLSDMLELGPDSPEYHKEVGRFIATTKVTDLFITGELSRHYIEEAWKENPSLHTRAFSSNGELIAFLETYLKKNDVVLIKGSNGMNLKEVSKALMA is encoded by the coding sequence ATGGAGAATATAACAATTCAAGACATTTTAGAAGCAACAGACGGAACACTTTTATGTGGTGATCCTTCCATGAAGATTGACCACTTAAGTACGAATTCTATGGAGATCGGTCCTAACACTTTATTTGTACCGATCATCGGAGAACGTGTTGATGCCCATATTTTTATTCCTAATGCATTAAAAGAAGGCGGTGCCTGCTTAACACAAGAACATACAGAAGCTTCAGGAAATGCTCCATACATCAAAGTTCCTGATACTTTGACAGCCATGCAGCAGATTGCTGCCTATTACAGAAATAAAATGTCTCTTCCGATCATCGGCGTTACTGGAAGTGTTGGTAAAACAACAACCCGCGAGATGATCGCACATGTTTTAAAGGGCAAATACAAAGTATTTGAAACAATTGGAAATCAAAACAGTCAGGTTGGTGTTCCATTAACATTAGATCATCTGACATCCGAAGATGAGATCGGTGTTCTTGAGATGGGAATGAGTGAAAAGGGACAGATCACAACTCTTGGTAATATCATCCATCCAAACGTTGGTGTTGTCACAAATGTTGGTGTTTCACACATTGAGATGATGGGTTCCCGAGACAATATCTGTATCGAAAAATTAGATATCCAGAATGGTCTGCCTGAAGATGGTGTCCTATTCTTAAATGGAGATAATGATATGATCCGTAAACATATCGATTATGTCAAAAAACCATATGAATTTTACGGTTTCGCAGATGATTGTACTTACCGTGCAGAAAAAATCCGTGAAAAAGGTGGACAGACTTTATTTGAATTCCACTATGGTGATATGAAAGAACCTATCACTTTAAATGTACTTGGAAAGCATAATGTATCCAATGCATTAGCCGCCATTGCGATCGGACTCCGCTATGATGTTCCAATGAGTGCGATCAAGGCACAGTTATCCACATTTTCTGGTCAGCGACAGAATATTATCCACGTTAACGACTATATTCTGATCGATGATGCGTATAATGCAAGCCCAGATTCCATGAAAGCAAGTTTAAGTATTTTATCTGAATTTAAGACACGTGGAAGAAAGATCGCTGTCTTATCTGACATGTTAGAACTTGGACCAGATTCACCGGAATACCACAAAGAAGTGGGACGTTTTATCGCTACAACAAAAGTGACAGATCTCTTTATCACTGGTGAACTTTCCAGACATTATATTGAGGAAGCATGGAAGGAAAATCCTTCTCTTCATACCCGTGCATTTTCTTCTAACGGAGAACTGATCGCTTTCCTTGAAACTTACTTAAAGAAGAACGATGTCGTACTGATCAAAGGCTCTAACGGTATGAATCTTAAGGAAGTAAGCAAAGCCTTAATGGCTTGA